One region of Pan paniscus chromosome 5, NHGRI_mPanPan1-v2.0_pri, whole genome shotgun sequence genomic DNA includes:
- the POPDC3 gene encoding popeye domain-containing protein 3: protein MERNSSLWKNLIDEHPVCTTWKQEAEGAIYHLASILFVVGFMGGSGFFGLLYVFSLLGLGFLCSAVWAWVDVCAADIFSWNFVLFVICFMQFVHIAYQVRSITFAREFQVLYSSLFQPLGISLPVFRTIALSSEVVTLEKEHCYAMQGKTSIDKLSLLVSGRIRVTVDGEFLHYIFPLQFLDSPEWDSLRPTEEGIFQVTLTAETDCRYVSWRRKKLYLLFAQHRYISRLFSVLIGSDIADKLYALNDRVYIGKRYHYDIRLPNFYQMSTPEIRRSPLTQHFQNSRRYCDK from the exons ATGGAAAGAAATTCAAGTTTATGGAAGAACCTAATAGATGAACACCCAGTCTGCACAACCTGGAAGCAAGAGGCCGAAGGAGCCATTTATCatcttgccagtattttatttgtagtaggTTTCATGGGTGGGAGTGGATTCTTCGGGCTCCTTTATGTCTTCAGTTTGCTGGGGTTGGGTTTTCTCTGTTCTGCTGTCTGGGCTTGGGTAGATGTCTGTGCAGCTGACATATTTTCCTGGAATTTTGTACTGTTTGTCATCTGCTTCATGCAATTTGTTCATATTGCATATCAAGTTCGCAGCATAACCTTTGCCCGAGAATTCCAAGTGTTGTACAGCTCCCTTTTCCAGCCCCTGGGGATCTCTTTGCCTGTCTTCAGAACGATTGCTTTGAGCTCTGAAGTGGTTACTTTGGAAAAGGAACACTGTTATGCCATGCAGGGGAAAACTTCCATTGATAAACTCTCCTTGCTTGTTTCAGGAAG GATCAGAGTGACAGTTGATGGTGAATTTCTGCATTACATTTTCCCCCTTCAGTTCCTGGATTCTCCTGAGTGGGATTCACTGAGACCCACAGAGGAAGGCATTTTTCAG GTAACCCTCACTGCAGAAACTGATTGTCGATATGTGTCTTGGAGGAGAAAGAAATTATATCTGCTCTTTGCTCAGCATCGTTACATCTCCCGCCTTTTTTCAGTGCTAATTGGCAGTGACATTGCAGATAAACTCTATGCCTTGAATGACAGGGTATATATAGGAAAAAGATATCACTATGATATTCGGCTACCCAACTTCTATCAAATGTCAACTCCAGAAATACGCAGATCACCCCTGACACAACATTTTCAGAATTCCAGACGATACTGTGATAAATGA